The Streptomyces sp. ICC1 DNA window AGGGCGATCTCCTCCATGGAGCAGATGCGGCCCAGCGCCGCACGGCCGATCTTGTCGGCGGTCGCGACGAGGATCACGCGCTGTGCCGAGGCGACCGCCGCCCGCTTCACCTGTACGTCGTCGAGGTTGTAGGCGGTGGCGCCCTGGACGGGGTCGACCCCGCAGCAGCCCAGGATGAACGTGTCGAAGCACAGGTCCTTGAAGGTCTGCACGGGTGCGTGGCCGTAAAAGGACAGCTCTTCGGGGCGCACCTGGCCGCCGGGCATCACCAGTTGGATGCCGGGATTCGAGGACAAGGTGAAGGCCGCGTGCAGGGAAAGCGGTGTGACGGTGAACTGGCGGTCGGACATGGCCTTTGCGATGGCGACAGCCGTCGTGCCCGTATCCAGTGCGACGGTCTCGCCGTCGGTGAGCAGTTCGACCACGGCGCGCCCGAGCCGCTCCTTGGCCCGCGCTCCGGACATGGCCCGGATCGCGTAGGGGGGCTCGACGCCGCCGGGCAGGCTGTTCACGGCGCCGCCGCGCACCCGGCGCAGTGCTCCCCGGGACTCCAACACCTCCAGATCCCGGCGGATGGTCATCTCGGACGCCCCGGTGGTCTGGGCCAGCTCGGCCACCGTCGCGCGGTTCTGCCGCATGAGCAGTCCCACGACGAACTTGTGCCTCTCCATCACGTTCATGTGTCTGCTTTTAGCACAGATGGGGCGCTGGAGCCCTGCTGAGCGTTTCGCACATCGATACTGTTGAAATGAACATTCTCGGTGTGTAGCGTGATCGCAGCAACGTGAACTTCCTGCCGATGTGAACGTCGATCGTGTTCATTAGGCCATGACCGATGAAGGAGAGCGATGACCGCCACCAGCGAGGCCGATCTGCCAGAAGGGGGGAAGCCCCTCCTCACCACCGTCGCGATCGTCGCCTCGTGCCTGGCGTTCATGGTGATCGGCGCCCTCCAGGCGCTCTACGGTCCGGCGATCCCGGCCCTGCGGGACGAGTTCGGCATCAGTCCGGCCGTGGCCGGTCTGAGCCTCAGCGCGCACTTCGTCGGAGCCCTCCTCGGAGTGCTGATCTACCACCTCCTGCGGGGCCGCCTGAACAACCGGGTGCTGCTCGGCAGCTCGTACCTGCTCATGGCCGTCGGCGCGGTGGTCTTCGCCTTCTCCCCGAGCTGGGCCCTCGCCCTGGCCGGCACGTTCGTCATCGGACTGGGCTTCGGCGGCATCGACTACGGCCTCAACCAGCTCTTCGCCGTCGGGTTCGGCCGCCGCAGCACCGCCATGCTCAACCTGCTGAACGGGCACTTCGGCATCGGCGCGATCGCCGGTCCCGCCCTGATCGGCTGGCTCGGGGCGGACAGCTACCCGGAGATCTTCGTGGGCACCGGCGTGATCAGCCTGCTGATCCTCTTCACCCTCGGCGGGGTCGCCGCCAGGGAGCCCGCCCCCGCCCCCGTGGAAGGCGCATCGGCAGGCGGCGCCCGGGTACTCCCGATCATCGGGGTGTTCATCGGGATCTACGTCCTGCACGTCGCCATCGAGACCGGTGTCGGCGGCTGGGAACCCACCCACCTCGAAGCCGTCGGATACGGCGCCGCCACCGCCGCGACCGCGACCTCCGCCTACTGGGCCGCCCTGACCATCGGCCGGTTCATCGCCGCGCCGATCAGCCTGCGCTGGCCCGCGCCGTCGATCCTCATGGTCTGCTGCGCCGGCATGGCCGGCTTCCTCCTCCTGGCGACGGTCCCGGCTTTCGCCCCGTACGCGTACTTCGGCGTCGGCCTGATGATCGCGCCGATCTTCCCGACCTGCCTGCCCTGGCTGAACCGCGCCGTGCCCGGCGTGGCCGCCGCCGGTGCCTATGTGATCGCCGCCTCGATGATCGGCGGGGTGGCGTTCCCGCCCCTGCTGGGTGCCGTCATCGACACGATGGAGGTGAAGACGGTGCCGCTGCTGCTGTTCCTGCTCGCCGTCATCTGCGGCGTGCTGAGCCTGTGGCTGCGCCGCAACGCCCCCGACCTCGGTGGCGTGTCCGGTCCGAGCGACCCCGGACGCAAGGACTCCGGGCACGCGGACCCCGGGCGCACGGACTCCGTCACCACCCTCTGAACGCTGATCGCCACCCTCTGCACTCCGAACGCCCTGAACCCGTAGAACGTGAGGAACCGAAGGATGAAAGCCGTCCTCTTCGACATGTTCGGTGTCATCGCACGTGTCCAGTCGCCCGAGTCCATGGCCGCCCTGGAACGCACGGCCGGCGGCGACCCCGACCGCTTCTGGGCGGCGTACTGGTCACAGCGGCCCCCCTACGACCGCGGCGAGGTCACGGGGCCCGACTACTGGCAAGCGGTCTGCGCGGAACTGGGCATCCCCCGCGACCTGCGGCTGACCGATGAGCTGACCGCCGCCGACCTCGCCAGCTGGAGCGAGATCGACCAGCGGACGGTGGACCTGCTCGGCCTCCTCGCCGACAGGGGGGTCGTGCTCGGCCTCCTCTCCAACATTCCCGAGGACCTGGCCGTCCTGTACGAGGCCACCCACCCGTGGCTGGAGCGGTTCGCGGTCCGCGGACTGTCCTGCCGGATCGGCAGCGCCAAGCCCGAGCCCGCCGCCTACGAGTGGTGCGTGCGCGAGCTCGGACTGCCGCCCGAGGAGGTCCTGTTCGTCGACGACCGGGCCGAGAACGTGGACGCCGCATGCCGACTGGGCCTCCAGGGGCACGTGTTCACCTCGCCAGAAGCCTTGTGGGACGTACTGGAGACGACGTTGACATGACGACGCCGGCGCAGCTGTACGCCCTGTGTGCCGCCGCGCACGGCAGCTTCCCGCCGCCGCGCCGCGAGACCGAGACCGGCCGGGGGCTCGCCGGCGCGATGCTCCTCCAGGGCGTGCTGGCCGGCCGGCTGGACCTGTCCGGCGACCGGGTCAGACCGACCGGGCGGGGCCGCCGCGGTGACCCGGTGCTGGACGCGTTCCTGGCGCGCGTCGAGGCTTCCGCCCGAGACCGGGAGCCGTCCGACTGGGTGGAACGCCTGGGTCCCGCGGCGCTCGCCTCCTCCTCCTCCTCCTCCTCCTCCTGCTCCGCCTCCGCCGCCTCCTCCTCCCGTCCAGTGCTCCTCCCGGGCGGCGCGGGTCCACCTGCCGGCCTGCGGCCCCCGGAGGCGCTGAGACGGGTGCGGCGTTCGGTGGGGGACCCCGACCGGTCCGTACGGCACGCGGTGGCCGCGGGTGCGCTGATCGCGGCGTCCGGACTGCACGACCTGTGCTGGCCAGACCTGTCCCGGCGCGAGGCGACCCGGCACACGCTGCGGGCCGTGGCCGCGCTGGGACCGGCGGGGCTGCCCGCCGCCCGCGCCGCGACGGCGGTCTCCCGTTCGCTGAGCGGCTCCACCGGCGCCCTCGCATTTCACGGCTAGACAGTCCACATCGGAAAGAGATCTGCATCTCCAAAAGGCCGCTTGTCAGGGCGAGTTGGAATGTGATCTTATGAATGGGAAGGCGCCACCGTGAGATCCCCGTCTGAATTGGGTGAAGCATCCGGGCCGCCCCCCGCCGGCAGCAAGCCGTATCCCCCTTCTTTTCATTTGGGCGTGAGTCGTATGTCCGCCGCCCGTGCCTTGACGTTCTCGAACGACCCCTGTGAGAGGGACCGATGGAAACCAAGGATGTTACCGAGCACATCTATTACCCCGTCAGCGACTACAAAATGGCGCGGGGCGAGGGTGTCTACCTCTACGACGAGGACGGGAAGAGCTACCTCGACTGCGCGTCGGCGACGTTCAACCTGAGCCTGGGATACTCCCACCCGGACGTCGTCGCCGCGATGAAGGACCAGATCGACAAGGTGATCCACATCACCTCCTCCTATCAGAGCGACCCGGTCAACGGCCTGGTCCAGCGTCTGGTGGAGGTCTCTCCGGACAACCTGACGAAGGTGCACCCCAAGGTCTCGGGCGGCTCGGCCGCCAACGAGGGCGCCATCAAGATGGCCCAGCTGGCCACCGGCAAGTCCGACGTCATCACGCTGTTCCGCAGTCACGTGGGACAGACGATGATGATGACGTCGATGTCGGGCAACGCGTTCCGCCGCGAGCCGTTCCCCAACCTCTTCCCCGGCAGCCTCCAGGTACCCGACCCGTACTGCTTCCGCTGCTTCTACGGGCAGAAGGAGGGCTCCTGCGGGATGATGTGCGTGGACCGGCTCGAGGACTTCGTCGAATACGCCAGCTCCGGCCGGGTAGCCGCCGTACTCATCGAGCCGATATCCGGAAACGGCGGCAACATCGTCCCGCCGGACGGCTACATGCAGAAACTGCGCGCCTTCTGCGACGAGCAGAACATCGCCCTCATATTCGACGAGATCCAGACGGGCATCGGCCGCACCGGCCACATGTTCGCGGCCCAGTACTTCGACGTCGAACCCGACGCCATCACCACGGCCAAGGGCCTCGGCGGATCGGGTGCGCAGGTCGCCGCCATCATCACCAACGAGCGGCTCGCCGGCCTCCCCGCGGCCCACCACTCGTTCACCTACGGCGCCAACCTGCTGGCCGCCGCGGCGGCCAACGCCACCCTCGACATCGTGCGGAAGCCCGAGTTCCTGGCGAACGTCACCCGTACCGGCGGCTACATCATGGAACGCCTCAACGACATGAAGCGCCGCTACCCGGAGATCGTGGACGTCCGCGGCGTCGGACTGATGATCGGCTTCGAGATGGCCGAACCCGACGGCAAGCCCGCCGTGAAGCTCACCAACCACCTGGCCACCAAGGCCATGGACCACGGCCTGATCCTGCGCACCTCGCGGTACGGCTACGGCAACGTCCTCAAGATCCGCCCGCCGCTGATCCTCACCATGGACCAGGCCGAGGAGATC harbors:
- a CDS encoding DeoR/GlpR family DNA-binding transcription regulator, with the protein product MNVMERHKFVVGLLMRQNRATVAELAQTTGASEMTIRRDLEVLESRGALRRVRGGAVNSLPGGVEPPYAIRAMSGARAKERLGRAVVELLTDGETVALDTGTTAVAIAKAMSDRQFTVTPLSLHAAFTLSSNPGIQLVMPGGQVRPEELSFYGHAPVQTFKDLCFDTFILGCCGVDPVQGATAYNLDDVQVKRAAVASAQRVILVATADKIGRAALGRICSMEEIALVVTDAPADSPAVEVLRDQGVEVVHPADD
- a CDS encoding GPP34 family phosphoprotein; the protein is MTTPAQLYALCAAAHGSFPPPRRETETGRGLAGAMLLQGVLAGRLDLSGDRVRPTGRGRRGDPVLDAFLARVEASARDREPSDWVERLGPAALASSSSSSSSCSASAASSSRPVLLPGGAGPPAGLRPPEALRRVRRSVGDPDRSVRHAVAAGALIAASGLHDLCWPDLSRREATRHTLRAVAALGPAGLPAARAATAVSRSLSGSTGALAFHG
- a CDS encoding aspartate aminotransferase family protein, coding for METKDVTEHIYYPVSDYKMARGEGVYLYDEDGKSYLDCASATFNLSLGYSHPDVVAAMKDQIDKVIHITSSYQSDPVNGLVQRLVEVSPDNLTKVHPKVSGGSAANEGAIKMAQLATGKSDVITLFRSHVGQTMMMTSMSGNAFRREPFPNLFPGSLQVPDPYCFRCFYGQKEGSCGMMCVDRLEDFVEYASSGRVAAVLIEPISGNGGNIVPPDGYMQKLRAFCDEQNIALIFDEIQTGIGRTGHMFAAQYFDVEPDAITTAKGLGGSGAQVAAIITNERLAGLPAAHHSFTYGANLLAAAAANATLDIVRKPEFLANVTRTGGYIMERLNDMKRRYPEIVDVRGVGLMIGFEMAEPDGKPAVKLTNHLATKAMDHGLILRTSRYGYGNVLKIRPPLILTMDQAEEICDKLENLFLAELAR
- a CDS encoding HAD family phosphatase, yielding MKAVLFDMFGVIARVQSPESMAALERTAGGDPDRFWAAYWSQRPPYDRGEVTGPDYWQAVCAELGIPRDLRLTDELTAADLASWSEIDQRTVDLLGLLADRGVVLGLLSNIPEDLAVLYEATHPWLERFAVRGLSCRIGSAKPEPAAYEWCVRELGLPPEEVLFVDDRAENVDAACRLGLQGHVFTSPEALWDVLETTLT
- a CDS encoding MFS transporter — its product is MTATSEADLPEGGKPLLTTVAIVASCLAFMVIGALQALYGPAIPALRDEFGISPAVAGLSLSAHFVGALLGVLIYHLLRGRLNNRVLLGSSYLLMAVGAVVFAFSPSWALALAGTFVIGLGFGGIDYGLNQLFAVGFGRRSTAMLNLLNGHFGIGAIAGPALIGWLGADSYPEIFVGTGVISLLILFTLGGVAAREPAPAPVEGASAGGARVLPIIGVFIGIYVLHVAIETGVGGWEPTHLEAVGYGAATAATATSAYWAALTIGRFIAAPISLRWPAPSILMVCCAGMAGFLLLATVPAFAPYAYFGVGLMIAPIFPTCLPWLNRAVPGVAAAGAYVIAASMIGGVAFPPLLGAVIDTMEVKTVPLLLFLLAVICGVLSLWLRRNAPDLGGVSGPSDPGRKDSGHADPGRTDSVTTL